GAGCAGGTTGTGGAAACCGAGGACGCGCTCATAGAACGCAACCCAGTGGTTCATTCGTCCGAGTTCGACGTTGCCGACGCAGTGATCGACGTAGAGGAGCCCGGTGCTGGCGGTGACAAGCGGCGAACTGGCCGGCTTGAACCCGGGCAGGAAAACGCCTCGGTAGTTCCTCCGCTCGACGATGGAATGGATGGTGTCGCCGTAGGTCTTGATGGCAGCAATGACGACCTCGCCATCGGCATCCGACAGAACCGTCGGCTCCTGGACCGCCTCGGCCCCTCGCTCCACCGCTTTGGCAAAGGCATCACGCGCATCGTCGACCCAGAACGCCAGGTCTCGAACGCCATCGCCGTGCGCCCGGACATGCTCAGCAATCGGGCCGTCCGGACCGAGCGGCGTAGTCAGGACGAAGCGCAGCTTGTTCTGCTCGAGCAGGTAGCTGGCGCGGTCTCGGACGCCGGTTTCCGGGCCGCGGTATGCCTTAAGGGTGAAGCCAAAGGCCGTCTGGTAGTAGATCGCCGACTGCTTGGCGTTGCCGACGTAGAACTCGATGTAGTCAGTCCCGTTGATCGGGAAGGTGTCGACCTGGGTCTCGGGAAGGACCTGCGTTGCCATGGTAAAGCCTCCGACAGGAACGAATGAACGAATCTCAACCTAGCTGCGCGTGCGATGATCGATCAGTGCCCGGGGGCGTCGATCACGACCCGGGTCAGGACCCGGCCGAGCCGGATCTTGACCCGAACGACCAGGACCACCGCCACGACCATCAACCCCACGACCAAGCCCCACCAGAGACCCGGGGGACCCAGCCCCTGCCGGAACCCCAGCCAGAGACTCACCGGCAGCCCTATTAGATAGTAACCAAACAAGTTGATCAGTACAGGAACCCGGGTGTCTCCTGCTCCCCGAAGGGCTCCCAGAGCGACCGCCTGGGTGCCATCGAAGACCTGGAACAGCCCAGCCAGGGGCAGCAGCGTCGCCGCGATGGTCAGGACGGCGGCATCGTTGGTGTAGAGTCCCGAGAGTGACACCGGAAAGGTGACGAAAACCAGCGCCGTCAGCGCCATGAACGACACCCCGATGATCAGGGCCGCCACGGCTCCGCGCCGGGCGTCGTCCGGTCGACCAGCGCCGATGGCCCGACCGACCATGACGGCGGCCGCCGACCCAATGCCGAGCGGCACCATGAAGGCGACGGCGGCCATGTTGAGGGCGATCTGGTGGCCCGCCAGTGCCTGGGCACTGATCCGCCCCATCAGCAGGCCCACGCCGCCGAAGACCCCATACTCGAAGAGGATCTGGAAGCCAACCGGCAGTCCGATCATGAGCATCCGGCGGAGCGGCTGCCAGTGCCAGGACTCGGCCCGCCAGGGACGGATCCGCGGAACCAGGTGGACCCGAACCAGCAAGGCCAACCCCAAAAACATGGCCCACCGGCTGACGGTTGTCGCCACGGCCGCGCCGGTGACGCCCAGTGCCGGAAACCCGAAATGCCCGAAGATGAGAACCCAGTTGACCAGGGCGTTGAGCAGGTTGGCGGCGACAATGGCAACCAGCAGCGGCCGAAGAATGCCCTGCGCCTGCAGCATCTCGCGCAGGACCATGAAGCCGAAGTACGGGAACACCCCCGGAAGCGTCCAGCGCATGTACCCGCCGGCAAGCGGGATGATCTCCTCCGCCTGGCCCGTCAAGCGCAAGATCGGCTCGAGGGTCAGGTAGGCGAGCGCCGCCACCACGGTGACGAGCACCGCGATCACGAAGCCGCGCTGGACGCCCCGGGTCACGCCGAGGTCATCGTGGGCGCCGTAGGCCTGGGCGATCACGGGGGCCAGGGCGGCAATACACCCCATCCCGATCGTGGTCACCATGAAAAACCAGATGTTGGCCGCCCCCGTGGCTGCCAGCGCCTCAGCCGAGAAGCGGCCCACCATGGCGGTGTCGACGACGCCCATGAACATGAGGCCGACCTGCACCGTGGCAATTGGTGTCGCGAGGGCGAGCAAGGACCGGATGTCGGCCCTGGTCGGACGCAGCATGGCCTGCCCTCGTCAGCGCCGCATCGGGCTGCCCACCGGCAGGTCGACCGATGGCAACGAAACGACGGAATGGTGACAGGTCATCAGCGGGGGTCGGAGGGCTGTGGACAGGGCGGAACGGGACCCGGCAAGATACACGGCCGGAAGGCCTGCTGCATACCAGCGGCACAGCGGACTCCCCAGCTACGGATCCCGGGCCTGGCGGCGAAGGAAGCCTCCCAGGGACACTCTGATTAGGACCAGCCAGAGAAGCGCGCCGCTCGCGGCCCAGAGATACCCGGCCAGCACATCACCATCGGCGAGTGCCAGGATGGACCTGACCGCCCAGGTGGCCGGCGTGACGAGCAGCAGGTCCGAGTACCAGGCGTCACGCGGCAGGAACAGGTAGAGCGCCGCAATCTGAACGTAGAGGTTGAGGCCCTTGAAGAGTCCGAGCGCCTGGACCTTGTCGCGGGCCAGCGCAGGTACCGTCACCGTGGTCCAGATGCTGCCGAGCGACAGTGACAGGATCGGCGCCATCCAAAGCAAAACGGGTAGCTCGATCATCCGCGTGGCAAGCACCAGGAGGACTGCGTAGCTGACTACGAACCCGTACGCGAGGCTCAGCCGAAGCCCCAGAATCGCGGTGATCGGAAGGGGCACCACCTGGAGAGCTCGGTCGACGCCGCTGTCTCGCTCGTCGACGAGGAGCATGGCCGTCAGGTAGCCGATGCCCGGGCCGTAGCCGAGCAACACCAGGATCTGCAGATTGGTCCACCAGGCAGCGAACAACCCCAGGTGCCGAATCAGCGCTGCAATGAGCAGGATGGCCAGCATGAGGCCGACAATGTTCCGCAGAACCTGATCTCGGCGGATACTCGCCAGGTCATGTCGAAGCAGGCTGAGGCTGGGCGACCCTCCGGACACGTTACCCACCCGTTCTGCCGAGGGTGTCAGTATGCAGCCTCACGGCGTGTCGGAACAGGACCGAGCCGAGCAATGCCAGGTAGCCGAACGCGTAGACGGCCTCGATCGGTGAGACCGCCGCAGGGTCCGCAGCCCACAGCGTGGCGCGCAGCATGGCATGCCCCGGGTTGAGACCGAACAGAACCCAGGCAAACCAGCCATCGACGAGACCGAAGTGAGCCAGGAGCGGGAGGTAGGTCACGATCGAGACTGGAATCAACCGGGCGATCACATGGTTGAGCGACTGAGCGGTCGCAACGATCACCAGCCCAGCAAGGACCGCCACTGCGCCAGTACAGGTCAGCGCGACGACCATTCTGATGAGCAACGGAATCGGGGCGGGCCAGGCCCACGCAGCCATGATGACCAGCCCTCCGACAACCGTCAGGGTCGTGAACGTGAACAGCTTGGCCGTGACATACTCAGCTGGCGCAGCCGGCGTTACGGCCAGGGCCGGGAGCGTCGACTGCGATCGTTCGAGCAGCACCAGTGCGGCGACAAACCCGGTACCGACCACGGACGGATCCAGCAACAGGATGCCAGTGATGATCGTGACCGGCGCCTCGTCAGGGAGCAGAATGGCGATCAGGGCGAACGCGGCCGTCGTCACGGCAGTGAAGAGATAGATCCGCTCGCGGGCCTGGACTCGGATGTCCCACAGCACGAGTCGCTGAAGCCGATCGGCGTTCACGGCTCGGCGACTCCATCGAGCGAAGTACCCGTCACGTCGACAAAGACCTGATCGAGGGTGGCCTCCTGGCTGTGGATGCTGCGAATGTTGCCGGCGCGGAGGAGGGCCAGAAAGCCTGGATTGTCCGCCAAGCCGTCCAGTGGAAACTCTGTCTGCTCCTCGCGGTGGTCAGCCCCGTGCCTGACTCGCACCACACGACGACCGTAGCGCGCTTTGAGCACGGCGGGTGCATCCATCGCGACGAGGCGTCCGCCGATCAGAAACGAAACGCGATCGCAGAGCTCGTCGACGTCGTGCATGTTGTGCGTGGTCAGCACGACCGTCTTGCCGCGCGACCGCAACTCGGCAATCAGCCCCTTCACGATCCCCGCGTTGACGGGATCGAGCCCCGCGGTCGGTTCGTCGAGATAGAGAATTTCCGGGTCGTGCTGAATGGCGCGCACGAAGTTGAGCCGCATCCGCATCCCTTTGCTGAATGTCTCGACTCTGGCATGCGCGGCCCGTTCCAGTCCCACCCTCGCCATGAGTTCCATGGGGTCCTGGCACGCCTTGCGGTACATCGAGGCGAAGAAGCGGAGATTCTCGTACGCGGTGAACTTGAGGTAGTGATTGGGCAGCTCGAAACCAACGCCGATCGCTTCGAAGTACTCCTGCCCCCAGGACGGCAGCGACCGGCCGAGGACCGACACCTGCCCGCGATAATCGCGCAGCTGCCGGGTCAGCACCCTTTGCAGCGTGCTCTTGCCGGCGCCCGAGGGGCCCAGCAGTCCGACGATCTCTCCACGGGCCACCGAGAGCCCGACCGAATCGACAGCGTCGCGGGGTGCGCCACGATAGCGAAAGCTGACGTCCTCGACCCGAATCGCATCAGATTCTGGCGGGGAGCTGAACGAATCGCGGCCTGCGTCCGGAGGGTCTTCCGCTCCCATCGTTGCCCTGGGCTCTCTGGCGTGCGGGGGTCGAGTGCTCGACGTGCGGGGTTCGTAGCGATTGCAAATGGTGCAGCGCGCCCGGCAGGAGTCGAACCTGCGACCCACAGCTTAGAAGGCTGTTGCTCTATCCAACTGAGCTACGGGCGCCCTGGGGTCGAAAGATAGACGGGTCCGGTAGACGGGTCAGGCCCCGCCCACGGGCAGACAGTGCACCCGCCCCGGGCCATGGACCCCCACCAGCAGCTGTCCCTCGATGTCGGCGGTGCGGCTGGGGCCGGTCACCAGTACGGCTGCGCTGGCCTGTCGACTGCCGAGCGCACTTGCGGCCTGCCGGATGAAGTCGCCCAAGGTGGCCACAACCCGCGCCGGATCGAGGACGGTCAGGTGCGCCGGGGCAATCACACTCGACAGCCGCCCCTGCCCCGGACTCGGAATCAGCGCAAAAGTACCCGACTCGGCAATCGCCGCGGTGGTTGCGGTAATCGAAAGCCCCAAGCGATCGGCGTGTTCAGGCCCCTCGAAGCCGCGCACCACCTCCACCCCAGCCGCCACCAGCGTATCCGCAACGCCGAGCCGATCGAGCAGTCCGTCGGGATCGCGCGCCACCCAGACGGCTCCCGCATACTGCCGAGCAATTGCGACCAGCTGCGCATCGACAGCGGCACGGTCGCCCGCCGGGTGCCACTGGCCGCCCAGCCCCTCGAACCGCTCGCGAAACTGCGCCAGCAGCGATGACCATGACCCGGGTGCTGCCACCGGCCAGGCCGGGTGCGGGTGATGGTGCGGTGGCGGCATGACTCGAAGGAGTGCCGCACGAACGTCGGCCAGAATCCGATCGCGGCTCATCGATCCCTCACCAGATCGCGAAGCGGACGGGCCGCCAGCTGTGGAACCGAGCGCCATCGCGCCCAGCCGGCAGCAGGTCCCGGCGCCAGCCACTGGCCTCCTCCGGCAGCACGCTGCAGCCAATACGCCATCCGGCCGGCCAGGCGAAACCGGACCGGCGAGGCCATGATCCAGGCCGCCAGCCGAAGCGGCCAGCGCCCGACGGTCCCGGGTTCGGGCGGCAGCGCAGCCGCTTCCTTCCGGAAGTGAAGTAGCATCCTCGGGATGTCGATCTTGATCGGGCAGGCGTCCCGACAGGCGCCGCAGAGCGACGACGCAAAGGGCAGTTCCTTGGCCGCCTCCACGCCGAGCAATCCGGGCGTGACGACAGCACCGATCGGTCCCTGGTAGACCCACCCGTAGGCGTGCCCGCCCGCGCGGCGATAGACCGGACAGACGCCAAGACAGGCTGCGCAGCGAATGCACAGCAGCGACTCCCGCGCCTCCGGATCTGCCAGCAAGCGTGAGCGGCCATTGTCCAGCAGCACGACGTGGAACTCTTCCGGACCGTCGGTCTCGCCGGGTCGGCGCATCCCATTCAGAATACTGACGTAACTCGACAGGCGCTGACCGGTCGCACTCCTCGGCAGCACGCTGAGCAGCGGGTCCAGATCCGCGAAGCGCGGCACGATCTTGTCGATGCCGATCACGGCCACGTGCACCGACGGCAGTGAGGTCGACAGCCTAGCATTGCCCTCGTTCTCCACCACCACGATCGACCCCGTCTCGGCCACAGCAAAGTTGGCGCCGGTGATGCCCATCGAGGCGGTCAGGAATCGCTTGCGCAAGGTTCGGCGGGCGATGGCGGTCAGTTCGCCAGGCTCGGTCGTCAGCGGCACGTCCAGCGTTCGGGCAAAGAGATCGCCGACTCGCTCCTTGGTCCAATGGATTGCCGGCGCCAGAAAGTGCGACGGCGTGTCGTGGGCCAGTTGGATGATGTACTCACCCAGATCGGTTTCGACCGGGGTGACACCCGCTGCTTCGAGTGCCTGATTGAGACCGATCTCTTCGGTCGCCATCGACTTGCTCTTGACCGCAATCGTGACGCCGCGACGCCGGGCGATGGCCGTGACGTGCTGGCACGCCTCCTCCGCCGTGCGGGCCCACCAGACCGTGCCGCCGTTGGCCTGGACGCTCGCTTCGAACTGGGTCAGGTAACGATCGAGGTTGCTGATGGCTTCGAGGCGTGCCGCGCGGGCGCGAGCACGGAGCGATTCCCAATCGGGCCGCTCGGCCACCGCCGCAAGCCGGAGGTCGACGAACCGGGAGGTGGTGCGATGCAATGCACCCTGAAGCTGGACCAGGTCGAGCGCGCGATCAGCCTGCTCATGGAACCGCTCGGCGGCAGGCTTCATGGCGCGCCCGGATCAGCGGCGAGCACCTGGGCGAGATGAAGCACTTCGACGTCCAGGCCGCGCCGATCGAGAATGCCCTTGATCTGGAGCAGGCAGGATGGATCGCAGGACACCACAGCCTCCGCCCCGGTGGCCGCGATGGCGTCGACTTTCGCGTTGCCCATGCTGGCCGAGATCCTGTCGAAGGACACCGAGAAGCTGCCGCCGAAACCGCAGCACGCCTGCCGATCGTCCAGCTCGACGAGCTCACATCCCTCCACCTTGCGGAGCAAGCGCCGAGGCTGATCTCGCACACCGAGTTCCCGGAGCGAGTGACACCCGTCGTGCATCGTGACGCGGGCGGCGCAGGCGGACGTGAGCTCTGCCGCTCGCGGCTGCTGACTGACGAACTCGCTGAATTCGAACGTCTTGGCCGCCACGGATCGGGCGGCATCGTGACTCGGGTCTCCGGCGGGGAGCAGGTCGGCGTAGTGAACCCGGATCATGGCTGCGCATGATCCAGACGGCACGACGACGGCGTCGAAATCATCGAGTATCTTTACGGTCGCGCGGGCGAGCTTGGCCGCTTCACCACGATGCCCCGCATTATAGAACGGCTGCCCGCAGCAGGTCTGGGCCGCGGGAAACTCGGCCGAGCACCCGATCCGGTCGAGCACGGTGAGCGCTGCCAGGCCAATGTCGGGCAGTACCTGATCGACCACACAGGTGGCAAAGAGCGCGATGCGCATGGGACTTCCGATGAAGGCTGGCGAATAATGTTGCGGGACCCACAGAATCGCCAGGCGGTCCGACGATGAACCCCAGGGTCAGACAGTCTGCAGCACAGGCAGGATTGGGCGCGGTTGCCACCGCAGGCTTACTCTATCCGCTGCACGCCATGGGGATCGACAGCCTGATCGGGATGACGTTCCCGGCCTGGCATGCGGCATTATTTGCGGCGGGTATGTTGCTCGGGGGGATGGGTTTGGTGCGGTGGCTGGCCGGGACCGCCGGTCTTGCGCTCCTCCTGCTCCTCGTGGTCGAGCAGATCCCCGCGCCGTCCAGGTGGGCCCGCCAGTTTATTCGGGAGGATCCCCTGCCAGCCGCCCCGGTCGACGGTATCGTCGTGCTTTCGGCGTCGGTCAATACCGACGGCCTGATCAATCCGCCTGGCCTCGACCGATTGCGAGAAGGCATTCGACTTCATCAGCTGGGCGTCTCCAATCGCCTCATCCTCTCGAGCATCCAATGGGACGACCGGCCCGATGTGCGGTCCGATTCAGACCAGCGCGCCATCGTGGCTGGCTCAGGAACCACGCCGGAGCTTCATATCGTGCCTGATGTCGGCTCGACACGTACCGAGGCGCTGCGCATTGCGGAACTCGCCAAGTCCCACGGCTGGACGTCCATCGTCCTGGTGACCTCACCGACCCATACCCGACGCGCCTGCGCGTCCTTCGAGGCGGTCGGGTTTGCCGTCGTCTGTCGACCCAGTCCAGACCGCACCATCGCGTGGGGCCATTTGGGCGCCCCTGCCGACCGGTCGGCTGCGTTCGGGCTCTGGCTGTATGAACTGCTTGGTTGGTGGAAGTACCGCGCCGCAGGGTGGATTCGGCCCGAAGTTTCACGCTGATCGAAAGCTGTCATTCCTCGACGCCGGCTGGTCCGGCAAAGGAGTTGTTCGATGAACAGTCGCACTGCGCGAACCGCACTCTGGATCGGTGGCATTGCGGTTCTGGCCGTGGGTGCCCTCTGGGCTGTCACGACACGCGCCGCCCAGCCCCAGGCCGTTCGGGTGCTGGTCTATCATGATATGGAGGGCTTGGCCGGCCAGGACGATCCACGCACCTACCGGTTCGTTCATCGGGACTACTACGCCCGAGGTCAGAAGATGCTGGTCGCCGACCTCAATGCCGTCATCGCCGGCCTCTTCGACGGCGGCGCAACGGTGGTTCACGTCGTCGACGCCCACGGCAGCGGCAATCCCGATCCCGATGTGCTGACGGCGGAGCTCGACCCCCGGGCCAAGCAGGTCTTTCGAGACGCTCCCTTCCATTCCTACGATGATGTCGTGGCCCCCAATCAGTACGACGCCGTGGTGGCCGTCGGGATGCATGCCAAGACGGGCAGCGGCGGGTTCGCGTCGCATACCTACACCATCGGGATCGAGCTGCGCCTCAACGGGCAATCGATCACCGAGTCCGAGCTGGTGGCGTACAGCTGGGGCCGCGTCGATGTACCCATGATCATGGTCACCGGTGACGACAAGCTGAAACAGGATCTCTCGACCATGCCCTGGCTCCAGTACGTCGTCACCAAAACCGCCACGGCCGCGGACTCGGCGATCCTCCGCCCCGTCGATGAAGTTCATGCGGAGATGCGGAGTGCTGCCAAGCAGGCGGTCGAGAATCGCGGCCAGGCCAAGGTCATGAAGCTGGAAGGCCCGATCACCGCGGCCCTGCATGCCGTACCCCCAGCCAGCTTGCGCGTGCTCGAGGGCGTTCCGGGAATCAACTACCGGGACAACACGGTCGAGTTCGTGGCGCAGGATTTCAAGAGCGCCTATCGCGGCCTGGTGGCCCTGATTGGCGTGGCAACGCAATCGTTCTCCGGCCTGTACCGCGAAATGCACGCTGCTCGTCCCGAGGCCGAGGCCAGAGCGCTCTCGCTCGAGTTCTCGGACCGGCTGTTTCAGCGCTGGATGGACGTTGAATCCGGGCGCTGGCAGCCGCCGCCACCACCGCCCGCCGTGGCGCGCAAGTATCACGGCGCGAATTGACGACTTCCGTCAGCGGGCGGTCGCCTTGGTCTTCAGACCGGGTTCAGCATTCCTTCATCCGGTGCCGCCCATCTTGGAGTGTGCCAGTCGCGGGTAAGCATCCGACTTGTAATGGTCGGCTGCCGATCCCGGGCGGAAGCCATTGACAATCCGGCGCCCCTCGAACTTGGGAGTGACTATGCGCATCGTGTGCGGAACGGACTTCTCAGCCCCGGGGCAGCAAGCTGCAACGGTGGCCGGCCTCCTCGCCCGTCAGACGGGAGGCGAGCTCCATCTGATTCATGGTCTCGGGCCCCGCCGACGCTGGGACTTTACTGCCGAACGGACCGAGCTCGAGAAAGAGGGCCGCCGACTTCAGGAGCAGGGTGTCGCTGTTACCGGCATCAATGCGGTGTGGGGCGACCCAAACGTTGTCATGATCGAGGAAGCCACCCGATGGGGTGCCGAGCTCATCGTGCTCGGCGCAACCGGGCAACGGCTGGCGGACTTGACGCTGCTCGGCAGCGTCGCCTCCAGGACAGCACGGGAATCGCCGGTACCCGTTCTGGTCGTTCGAGACGCTGCGCCGTTCGTCGCGTGGCTCGAGAAGAGCGCTCCCCTTCGAGTTCTCACCGGCTTCGAACGAGGGGAGAGTACCAATCATGCC
The Gemmatimonadales bacterium genome window above contains:
- a CDS encoding lactate utilization protein, which codes for MSRDRILADVRAALLRVMPPPHHHPHPAWPVAAPGSWSSLLAQFRERFEGLGGQWHPAGDRAAVDAQLVAIARQYAGAVWVARDPDGLLDRLGVADTLVAAGVEVVRGFEGPEHADRLGLSITATTAAIAESGTFALIPSPGQGRLSSVIAPAHLTVLDPARVVATLGDFIRQAASALGSRQASAAVLVTGPSRTADIEGQLLVGVHGPGRVHCLPVGGA
- a CDS encoding M55 family metallopeptidase; this encodes MNSRTARTALWIGGIAVLAVGALWAVTTRAAQPQAVRVLVYHDMEGLAGQDDPRTYRFVHRDYYARGQKMLVADLNAVIAGLFDGGATVVHVVDAHGSGNPDPDVLTAELDPRAKQVFRDAPFHSYDDVVAPNQYDAVVAVGMHAKTGSGGFASHTYTIGIELRLNGQSITESELVAYSWGRVDVPMIMVTGDDKLKQDLSTMPWLQYVVTKTATAADSAILRPVDEVHAEMRSAAKQAVENRGQAKVMKLEGPITAALHAVPPASLRVLEGVPGINYRDNTVEFVAQDFKSAYRGLVALIGVATQSFSGLYREMHAARPEAEARALSLEFSDRLFQRWMDVESGRWQPPPPPPAVARKYHGAN
- the hppD gene encoding 4-hydroxyphenylpyruvate dioxygenase produces the protein MATQVLPETQVDTFPINGTDYIEFYVGNAKQSAIYYQTAFGFTLKAYRGPETGVRDRASYLLEQNKLRFVLTTPLGPDGPIAEHVRAHGDGVRDLAFWVDDARDAFAKAVERGAEAVQEPTVLSDADGEVVIAAIKTYGDTIHSIVERRNYRGVFLPGFKPASSPLVTASTGLLYVDHCVGNVELGRMNHWVAFYERVLGFHNLLSFDDKDISTEYSALMSKVMSNGNGRIKFPINEPAAGKKKSQIDEYLDFYGGPGVQHCALATNDIVATVRDLTSRGVPFLTVPTSYYDTLLDRVGPIDEDLEPLKELGILVDRDDEGYLLQIFTKPVQDRPTLFYEIIQRKGAKSFGKGNFKALFEAIEREQALRGNL
- a CDS encoding YdcF family protein, which translates into the protein MNPRVRQSAAQAGLGAVATAGLLYPLHAMGIDSLIGMTFPAWHAALFAAGMLLGGMGLVRWLAGTAGLALLLLLVVEQIPAPSRWARQFIREDPLPAAPVDGIVVLSASVNTDGLINPPGLDRLREGIRLHQLGVSNRLILSSIQWDDRPDVRSDSDQRAIVAGSGTTPELHIVPDVGSTRTEALRIAELAKSHGWTSIVLVTSPTHTRRACASFEAVGFAVVCRPSPDRTIAWGHLGAPADRSAAFGLWLYELLGWWKYRAAGWIRPEVSR
- a CDS encoding iron-sulfur cluster-binding protein; the encoded protein is MKPAAERFHEQADRALDLVQLQGALHRTTSRFVDLRLAAVAERPDWESLRARARAARLEAISNLDRYLTQFEASVQANGGTVWWARTAEEACQHVTAIARRRGVTIAVKSKSMATEEIGLNQALEAAGVTPVETDLGEYIIQLAHDTPSHFLAPAIHWTKERVGDLFARTLDVPLTTEPGELTAIARRTLRKRFLTASMGITGANFAVAETGSIVVVENEGNARLSTSLPSVHVAVIGIDKIVPRFADLDPLLSVLPRSATGQRLSSYVSILNGMRRPGETDGPEEFHVVLLDNGRSRLLADPEARESLLCIRCAACLGVCPVYRRAGGHAYGWVYQGPIGAVVTPGLLGVEAAKELPFASSLCGACRDACPIKIDIPRMLLHFRKEAAALPPEPGTVGRWPLRLAAWIMASPVRFRLAGRMAYWLQRAAGGGQWLAPGPAAGWARWRSVPQLAARPLRDLVRDR
- a CDS encoding ABC transporter ATP-binding protein produces the protein MGAEDPPDAGRDSFSSPPESDAIRVEDVSFRYRGAPRDAVDSVGLSVARGEIVGLLGPSGAGKSTLQRVLTRQLRDYRGQVSVLGRSLPSWGQEYFEAIGVGFELPNHYLKFTAYENLRFFASMYRKACQDPMELMARVGLERAAHARVETFSKGMRMRLNFVRAIQHDPEILYLDEPTAGLDPVNAGIVKGLIAELRSRGKTVVLTTHNMHDVDELCDRVSFLIGGRLVAMDAPAVLKARYGRRVVRVRHGADHREEQTEFPLDGLADNPGFLALLRAGNIRSIHSQEATLDQVFVDVTGTSLDGVAEP
- a CDS encoding (Fe-S)-binding protein; protein product: MRIALFATCVVDQVLPDIGLAALTVLDRIGCSAEFPAAQTCCGQPFYNAGHRGEAAKLARATVKILDDFDAVVVPSGSCAAMIRVHYADLLPAGDPSHDAARSVAAKTFEFSEFVSQQPRAAELTSACAARVTMHDGCHSLRELGVRDQPRRLLRKVEGCELVELDDRQACCGFGGSFSVSFDRISASMGNAKVDAIAATGAEAVVSCDPSCLLQIKGILDRRGLDVEVLHLAQVLAADPGAP
- a CDS encoding universal stress protein encodes the protein MRIVCGTDFSAPGQQAATVAGLLARQTGGELHLIHGLGPRRRWDFTAERTELEKEGRRLQEQGVAVTGINAVWGDPNVVMIEEATRWGAELIVLGATGQRLADLTLLGSVASRTARESPVPVLVVRDAAPFVAWLEKSAPLRVLTGFERGESTNHALRWAASLRRLGTVNLTVAQLVTPGLENRRAEASGPGTGIELHPSTRSQLLEELRLATAPAIGDISATLTVKPAIGRTDIHLVQEAEGMHADLVVVGSHQRKGFQRWWHGSVSSGVVHGAPMSVAVVPYRPSES
- a CDS encoding MATE family efflux transporter — translated: MLRPTRADIRSLLALATPIATVQVGLMFMGVVDTAMVGRFSAEALAATGAANIWFFMVTTIGMGCIAALAPVIAQAYGAHDDLGVTRGVQRGFVIAVLVTVVAALAYLTLEPILRLTGQAEEIIPLAGGYMRWTLPGVFPYFGFMVLREMLQAQGILRPLLVAIVAANLLNALVNWVLIFGHFGFPALGVTGAAVATTVSRWAMFLGLALLVRVHLVPRIRPWRAESWHWQPLRRMLMIGLPVGFQILFEYGVFGGVGLLMGRISAQALAGHQIALNMAAVAFMVPLGIGSAAAVMVGRAIGAGRPDDARRGAVAALIIGVSFMALTALVFVTFPVSLSGLYTNDAAVLTIAATLLPLAGLFQVFDGTQAVALGALRGAGDTRVPVLINLFGYYLIGLPVSLWLGFRQGLGPPGLWWGLVVGLMVVAVVLVVRVKIRLGRVLTRVVIDAPGH